The following proteins are encoded in a genomic region of Streptococcus cristatus AS 1.3089:
- a CDS encoding Fic family protein, protein MDLITRLLAEREGKVHGGIYDITQKRFAYNSNRIEGSRLTEEQTSLIYETKTIANIDAKGIKIDDLVEMNNHFKCFDYILDTVNEPLTEDYIKTLHRILKSGTSSEHNPIAPVGRYKVLQNEVGKIATASVEQTEDEMLSLLLGYDLKEQKDLNYLTSFHAQFERIHPFADGNGRIGRLLLYKQCLKEGLTPLIVDDLNKATYYSALEAFQVQDNRQPLFDYFRSEQKFYENYLKNKGFEGAINDEKAGDFIKKSDKFSEKLEQFKQKAEKESPQKPHLKEEKGL, encoded by the coding sequence ATGGATTTAATCACGAGACTCTTGGCAGAGAGAGAAGGAAAAGTACATGGTGGTATTTATGACATCACACAGAAACGCTTTGCTTATAATTCTAACCGAATCGAAGGGAGTCGTCTGACAGAAGAACAAACTAGCTTAATTTATGAGACAAAGACAATCGCAAATATTGATGCTAAAGGAATCAAAATTGATGATCTGGTAGAAATGAATAATCATTTCAAGTGCTTTGATTATATCTTAGATACCGTTAACGAGCCGCTGACAGAGGACTATATTAAAACGCTGCATCGGATTCTAAAAAGTGGAACAAGTTCGGAGCATAACCCGATAGCTCCAGTTGGTCGTTATAAAGTTTTACAAAATGAGGTGGGAAAAATTGCGACAGCTTCTGTCGAACAAACTGAAGATGAGATGCTTTCTTTGCTGCTTGGTTATGACTTAAAAGAACAGAAAGATTTGAATTACTTAACAAGCTTTCATGCACAGTTTGAAAGGATTCATCCCTTTGCGGATGGAAATGGTCGCATAGGTCGGTTGCTTTTGTATAAACAGTGTTTGAAAGAAGGTCTTACACCCCTAATTGTAGATGATCTTAATAAGGCAACTTACTATTCAGCACTTGAAGCGTTTCAGGTTCAAGACAACAGACAGCCCTTGTTTGATTATTTCCGCTCGGAGCAGAAATTCTATGAAAACTATCTCAAAAACAAAGGATTTGAAGGGGCTATCAATGATGAGAAAGCTGGTGACTTTATAAAAAAGTCAGATAAATTCTCAGAGAAATTGGAGCAATTTAAGCAAAAGGCAGAAAAAGAATCTCCTCAAAAACCCCATCTCAAAGAAGAGAAAGGTTTATAA
- a CDS encoding ParA family protein, translating into MKIITFAAIKGGVGKTTLTFNYGEWLAKKGHNVLLIDLDHQCNLTQCYNIYESKNTIANAFKGGNVDIKQVKENISLIPGSVQLDSVERDLENSDKKNMLLYLWLEDNYDKKQLDQFDYILIDCRPDFATATKNAVAVSHAIISPLTPSEFGYNAKFNLSTRLEAFRKDVIDYRTRESYITAELYFLANMIRPNYGSSRELLEALGLEAKEKGVDNLLGMVPAKELFNHSTIDKVSIADMKENPELYQKHKKFFNELEHTFSKIYDTI; encoded by the coding sequence ATGAAGATTATCACATTTGCCGCTATCAAAGGCGGTGTCGGAAAAACTACTTTAACTTTTAATTATGGGGAGTGGTTGGCTAAGAAAGGGCACAATGTCCTGCTGATTGACCTGGATCATCAGTGTAATTTGACCCAGTGTTATAATATCTATGAGAGCAAGAATACCATTGCTAATGCCTTTAAAGGAGGCAACGTGGATATTAAGCAAGTCAAAGAAAATATTAGTCTGATTCCAGGCTCAGTTCAGCTGGACAGTGTGGAGCGAGATCTGGAGAATAGTGATAAGAAAAATATGTTGCTTTATCTCTGGTTAGAAGATAACTACGATAAGAAGCAGCTGGATCAGTTTGACTATATCCTGATTGACTGCAGGCCAGATTTTGCGACAGCAACCAAAAATGCAGTTGCTGTTAGCCATGCTATCATCAGTCCACTGACTCCTTCTGAGTTTGGCTATAACGCTAAGTTCAATCTCTCTACACGGTTAGAAGCGTTTCGAAAGGATGTGATTGACTATCGCACAAGAGAGTCATATATTACAGCAGAGCTTTATTTCCTAGCTAATATGATCCGGCCAAACTATGGCTCATCCAGAGAATTGCTGGAGGCTTTAGGGCTGGAAGCTAAAGAAAAGGGTGTAGATAACCTTCTAGGGATGGTGCCAGCAAAAGAATTATTTAATCATTCAACGATTGATAAGGTTTCTATTGCGGACATGAAGGAGAATCCTGAGCTTTATCAAAAACACAAAAAGTTTTTTAACGAGCTAGAGCATACTTTTTCAAAAATTTATGATACAATATAA
- a CDS encoding helical hairpin domain-containing protein, producing MVVTKVLQIKGVASLGRSTKYIEDEAKTVELTDIKSLTNALRYIENPSKTSLLEQDDHLEFPAVVKDGRVVKQLVSTYGITDASTATEEFLLTKKNAAQRRGTKELSDIQNPNRVLAHHIIQSFSPEDDLSPQEIHEIGRKTILELTGGQHEFVIATHMDKGHIHNHIIFNSTNSVTLNKFRWQKGTKKSLENISDKYADLAGAKILKEQLWTNRKSYHAYRTKNSFRYEIKSRLDFLLQQSTSLEDFKLKAQALDLIPDTTGKEVKYRLADRDQTRNVRDRTLSKKGNYSLEKISERVVANEVTFSVDEIKSEYEKMVAERDDDFEMKITVEEWQVMEETKNGIYIEMEFGLRNKGTILIPAHQVEKVEDGSYEIFIRKNDFYYFVNPEHADKNRYMKGETVASQLSYDNGEMIVRKNPKISSLDQLVREYNYLSAHGVTEGQQFDELLNRFEEELEEVDKMLDKLDRRLGDLNKIQAAFLGLESRNSQEVKLAESILKDFKVDPSTRKAEIDKLVKEATFERQALHQRVEAITKDYKLHQDIEKNVEQRKERENLL from the coding sequence ATGGTTGTAACAAAAGTCCTGCAGATAAAAGGAGTGGCTTCTTTGGGGCGCTCTACAAAATACATCGAGGACGAAGCAAAAACAGTCGAGCTGACCGATATAAAAAGTTTGACCAACGCTTTACGCTATATTGAGAATCCATCGAAAACGAGTCTCTTAGAACAAGATGATCATCTAGAATTTCCAGCAGTCGTCAAAGATGGACGGGTGGTCAAGCAGCTTGTTTCTACTTATGGCATCACAGATGCCAGTACAGCGACAGAAGAATTTCTTTTGACAAAAAAGAATGCGGCTCAGCGAAGAGGAACAAAAGAATTATCCGATATTCAAAATCCGAATCGAGTTTTGGCTCATCATATCATCCAATCATTTTCTCCGGAAGACGATTTGAGTCCGCAAGAAATTCATGAGATTGGCCGCAAAACGATTTTAGAATTGACTGGTGGTCAACATGAATTTGTCATTGCGACTCACATGGACAAGGGGCACATTCATAATCACATCATTTTCAATTCTACTAATTCTGTAACCTTAAATAAATTTCGCTGGCAGAAAGGAACGAAAAAAAGTTTAGAGAATATTTCAGATAAGTATGCGGATTTGGCTGGAGCAAAAATTCTAAAAGAGCAATTATGGACGAATCGAAAATCCTATCATGCTTACCGCACTAAAAATTCTTTTCGTTATGAGATTAAATCTCGATTGGATTTTCTTTTGCAACAATCAACTTCTCTTGAGGATTTTAAACTCAAAGCCCAGGCTTTAGATCTTATTCCTGATACGACAGGCAAAGAAGTAAAATACCGGTTGGCTGATCGGGACCAAACTAGAAATGTCCGTGATCGTACTTTGTCAAAAAAGGGAAATTATTCTTTGGAGAAAATTTCTGAGAGAGTTGTTGCTAACGAGGTGACCTTCTCTGTCGATGAAATTAAATCTGAATATGAAAAAATGGTCGCAGAGCGAGACGATGATTTTGAAATGAAAATCACAGTTGAAGAATGGCAGGTGATGGAAGAAACCAAGAATGGCATTTATATTGAAATGGAATTTGGGCTCAGGAATAAGGGAACTATTCTCATTCCTGCTCATCAGGTCGAGAAAGTGGAAGATGGTTCTTATGAAATTTTCATCCGGAAGAATGATTTCTATTATTTCGTTAATCCGGAACATGCGGATAAGAACAGGTACATGAAAGGAGAAACAGTTGCTTCCCAGCTGTCTTATGATAATGGAGAAATGATTGTCCGTAAGAATCCTAAAATCTCAAGTTTGGATCAGCTTGTCCGTGAGTATAATTATTTATCTGCTCATGGTGTAACCGAAGGACAGCAATTTGATGAATTGCTGAATCGATTTGAAGAGGAACTAGAGGAGGTAGATAAGATGCTTGATAAATTAGATCGACGCTTGGGTGATCTAAATAAAATTCAGGCGGCCTTCCTTGGTCTGGAGTCAAGAAATTCCCAGGAAGTAAAATTAGCTGAATCTATTTTGAAAGATTTTAAAGTGGATCCTAGCACTCGCAAAGCAGAAATTGATAAACTTGTCAAAGAGGCAACCTTCGAGCGGCAGGCTTTGCACCAAAGAGTAGAAGCTATCACAAAAGATTACAAATTACACCAGGACATTGAAAAGAATGTAGAGCAACGCAAGGAGCGAGAAAATTTATTGTAA